The sequence ATCTGTGTTAACATGGGTCTGCGGAATGACCCGATCCCGCCCTTTTCGTGTCATGATTGTGAGAGAAGACTTTTTGACTAGGGACTAGCTCACTGTTTGATGGAAGAGCACCTTTGGCGCATGATAGACCACCTCTTCCAAGTGATCAGCTCTCTAATGGCCCACTCTCTAGTGGCCGGTGCTCTACTGAGACCACCAGACAAGGGTGCTCTACTGAGACCACCAAACCAGGGTGCTCTCTAGTGGCCGGTGCTCTACTGAGACCACCAGACAAGGGTGCTCTACTGAGACCACCAAACCAGGGTGCTCTACTGCGGCTAATAGACCAAAGTGCTCTACTGTAACAATGTTACTCATATTGCAATGCTAGATTATGGCTAAGTAAACACATTTATCGATAATATATCACATGAATTTGTTTGAATCAGTTTCATAAAACATGTGTTTCCAACATAGTATTTTACGAGTATGAATCTATTGATAGAGTGGGTGGACTCAAACTCGGTGCCCATCAGTTATTGATGATGTTGCTGCAAGTGGGAAACCAATTCCAAGTAAGTCTTTTTATCTTCCAATTCTTCTTTTTGGTACTTTCAGTCCAATATTTTTCTTACAGCACCGGTGATGTACAAATCAACGAGCCCCCAAAACCTACTTTCTTTTCTCACAAAATCAACCAAGCCAATGGATCTCACTTGAATCGCACCATCTATGCATCTGGTAAAAAAATACATTTAATTTACATGTTCTTACCGTCGTTTGACAAATTAAATAAGCACCATGTCATTTGTGTTTGAAGGTTCCTGCAACACTGATTGGAGAATATAATACGGTGAACATATTGATGTATACAATATACTTGTTTTGCTGTATCATATAATTTTGTGTAGTGTAGTAGCTTTGCTTGATGATTCTTATTTGGTTTGTCTTTTATGTTTCAGTAAGACTTTCTAATAGAGTTTTTTATAACACTActaataaatataattttttcatATATAGCTGCTAACTGTGGGAAAGATGTCATACGACAACTCTGATGAGTATCGGTGGATTCTTGATTCCTTAGTTCATGTAAAATGCGACCAAGACAGATTCATTACAAAATTTGGAGAATCTAAGGACCAGTTGGAGCGAAGATTGCGACAGTTACAAATATGTAACAAAACTTGATAAATGAATTATCTGAAGTAGATAAGGACGTAATTTACTTTTATTCTTGACTTCTgaataacttttttcttcttaattatTGCTTTAGTAAATACTAAATTAGTGTTATTCATATTGCAATGCTAGAGATTATGGATAAGTCAACACATTTGATGAGAACATGTTACAGAGAATTGATTTGAGTAAGTTTCAAAAGACGTGGTTAAAACATAATATTATACCAGTATGAATCTGTTGATAGAGTGGATGGACTCAAACTCGGTGGCCATCAGCTATTGATGATTTTGTTGCAAGCGGGAAAACAATTCCAAGTAAGTTAAACTGGAACATAAAAAGATCGACTTACTTGGAATTGGTTTTCCACTTGCAACAAAATCATCAATAGCTCATGGGCACCAACTTTGAGTTCATCCACTCTATCAATAGATTCATACTCGTAAAATACTACGTTTGAGCCACGTGTATTATGAAACTGACACAAATCAATTTCCTGCAACATATTATCATAAAACATGTTTACTTAACCATAATCTAGTATTGCAATATGAATAACACTAGTTTAGTACTTAATAAGCAATAATTATGAAGAAATATGTTATTTAGAAGTCAGGGAGTAAAAGGAAATTACCTTCGTATCTGTTTCAAATAATTCATTTATCAAGTTTTCATTACATATTTGGAACTGACGCAATCTTTGCTCCAAGTGGCCATTAGATTCTCCTAATGTTGTAATGAATTTGTCTTGATCACGTTTTACTTGAAATAAGGAATTCGTTGATACTCATCAGAATTGTTGTATGACATCTTTTCCACAGTGGGCAGCTATATAtggaaaaattaatttattagtagtcttatataaaatctattagAAAGTCCTACTGAAACATAACATACAAACCAAAAAGAATCCAGCAAAGGTACCACATTATACAAAATTATATGATGCAGCAACATGTATACTGTTCATATAAATATGTTCATTGTATTATATTCTTCATCAGTGTTGCATGAACTTTCAGAAACACATGAAATGGAGCTTATTAAATTTGTCAAACAACGGTAAGAACCCAACAATCTTAATCTCTCGTCTCAAATATATGTGaattgtgattgacttgatcCCATCTTAGGGTACGTAAGCGGTCTAGCACATAGGTTAGATGCATGATATAAGGAAAAATTACTGAGTTGTTGAATCGTCGACTTGTTTTGGTCATGTCTCAAAGACAAGGCATGATATATGAACAGTTACACAATGATGTATGTCGATCTTGGACATATCTCGGGATCGGGGTGTGACATAATCTCTCTGAGAATTAGTTTGTTCAGATCAACAGTTTTCACCCAACGGAGATGCCCCAACCAGGCGAAAAAATAGAAATCTGTCAGCTAGGTAGGTGGTTCATTTTTAGGTTTGTTGCATTTCTTGGGAGttcttgtaaataaaaaaagttaatcTGTTATGTAGGGGGAGCCATAAAATATGATGTCTGTAAATACACAAAAATGTCTACCAGtacaaaaaggagaaaaaaaaaatgaaaaatgaaaaaacactGCAATGGATTAGataatgaagaaacatggcATGCTGTACGGCTATCCTCACAAAATTATCTAGGGAAACAAATTGAAAGGGAAGAACAAAATTGTAAGGGGAGAACGAAGGGACCCCCTGTTGTGAATTATTATTTGTGGCATGAGAAGTGAACAACTTGGAAGGGAAGAACAAAACGACCTTGTTGCAAGCctaataaatataattaaaagacGTTAATTTGACAGGAAAAGAAAACACAGAAATACACTATTTAAATCATAGAACAAAATAGGAAATGTATCAAgcaacaaaagaatgaagaaaCATAAATTCTTTGATCTTATTAGTTTCTTCAACATGCCACAAATTCTAAACCACTATGATACGTTGCTATGATGCAGTCTGGTTTTCGGCAAAACTGGTAGATTTATGAGTTTCAACAAACTGGCTTTATTGTTCTAGCTATTCACTACTTTGCATCATTCATTGACCCGCAAAGTTTGTGGGACTAGAAGAAAAGTAATTCTACATTTTTTTGCTGAACAAAAAATAATCTGAATTAATTCTGATAAGATGTGCAGACATGCATGTTCCTCATCGAGTGTCATTGTTATGAGCCAATGCAGAAATCAGATGTGCAGACGGGAATATGGCTATGAATAGTTCCTTGTAACAGGCAACCGTCCTAAATATTTTGTGTATGAAAATATGCACACAAATATAATATCTGAAACAAAATAGGATAATTGTTTCCTGTTGCATGGAGTCAGTTTTTCTTCGAATCCCACAACCATAAGAATTGACAGAGTTTGTAATGTTTTTTTATTCAGCAAAATAATGTAGAATTACGATTCTTCTAATCCCACACCCATAAACTCCTAAATCCACCAGTTTTGCCGAAAACCAGAGTTGTTCGAATTCACAATGGGCATTTTAGGGGTTTTCGAATGCTTCACCAATTTAGCCTTctgactttatatatatagattaaatTGATGAAATGGAAAATGATGTGCTTGAACTTGAAAATCATTCAAGTTACAGATGATGTTTCATTGTTCATCACTGTTTGCTGTAAGTTGTGTTCCCTTATCTCTACCGATTTGTTGTGCGGTAATCGAATTAGTATGACGACTTTTAATTGTTTTGCTTACGACACTTGACTCTGAAGCATtgaattcatctcatgagattgGAAACCACAAGAAAGTTTTCAATGCAACTCTCACATTGTCGCATGACATTACGTACGAATTCACTCTTGTCGTAACGGTATATCATGTAcacatataaaatttaatatccaCTTGTAACCTACTCACCTAAAACAGTTATAACGTTTTGCTCTAATACCAAAGCTCATCAAatcaaaacacataaaactgcATTAAAACTGTTTGAGTTTAGTATCCATTGGTAACCTACTCACCTGACCATCAAAATCTTTGACTTGGTTCAGACTCATTGCTTCTATATAAATCCTTACCCTCCCTCCTCCAACATCAAAGCATATACCCAAATCTACCAAAACCTTTTCTGATATAGCACAAAAGAGCCGTTCCAAGCTTCACAATAGCCATGTCTAGACAAGCTCAAGCACTACTTTCACTACTCCTATTGGCAACATGAGCTGCACCTGGTCTGGCAGATGTGCCACCACTGTCCTTCCCGACCATCCCAGGCCTATTTCCATCTAGGATTCTAGGGCTATCCCCGCCGGAAAACCCAGATAAGGTAGCAAAGTACTGGTCTTCACTTCAGGAAATTCCAGGTGGGCATTAGAATTTTATACCACAATCTTGACTGGTAATTTTGCAATCAACTATGCTTGTTTCAGGGTGCTTTGCTGAGACCACCAGACCAGAGTGCTCTATTGAGACCACAAGTCCAGCAATCAGTGTTAgtactgttctaaaaatccacGCCTAGCgccacctaggcgctaggcggttgACCACCGTTCTGATTAATGCctaggtgtttgaaaattaagaaaggacgCCTAGACCTACTGAGGCACTCGTCTGGACCGCTTAGGCACCGTCCTAGCGTATTCTAGAACCTACTCATATTGCAATGCTAGATTATGGATAAGATTAATGATATATGTTGTAGTGAAttgatttgagtcagttttacactactacaaaattatttaTAACTAACGGTTcaaaaaccgacaaaaaacatatattactatcggattttaagcaaaatccgacagaaaatagatGTAGTgacggatataataagcgacagaattgccaacgtcaggaaatgaattttccgacagaAATAGTGTCGAATATAACCGACAgagaataaattaataataaataaataatagcattttctgtcggataaaaccaacagaaaatgtatacaaccgacagaaattgtgtCGGTTAAAATCACCAggtaatatattaattataaataagACCATACTCTatcggataaaaccgacagaaaattgattaataattaaaaaaaatataaaaacgacATGACAGCATTatcccttcttctccttctccttcttgttgAGCATTCTTCTTCTGCTCGAAATGACCCACCATGCTTGAACCAGATTCTGCAGCTAAGGAGCAAACCAGATTGAGCTAATAAGGTACACCATATTCTTCACTTCCTACAGTTCATCCTGAAAATACAAAGCAATGAGGATCAAATTGTTTGCCCATCTCCGGCCACTGATTGATGAAATGGCGAAGAGTATGAGTTGGCACCATGGATGGATTGTGACAGGACATGAGAGATTACCTGAGAAAGCCATTTTTCGATGCTCTACTTGTCGTAGGTTTTTCTTGTGCAGAGAGTGACTGGATCTTTGAACCTCTGCTAAGTCTTGGGGGCACTGGAAGAGCTTCAAGCTGAAACTGCTTGGCTCCTTACATATACGGAGTCATTCTTTTATATTTGTAACTCACAATCCGACACATAAGCAAATGGAACTCAATAAAATCATACAAAGGAAAAGTTTCTGCAGACATCGAGCAATGATTTCTTAACAAGGAAGAGTATGACTCTTTACATATGCGAGGAGCCAAGTTTACAACTTTACCAGCAAACAAAAATTTcaatccaaaaaataaaaaccgacAGCGTCTCAACTAACATTGTCCAAAAAAATGTCCTGAGCTAAACATGAGAAATCTGAAATTTTCCATTCTTCGAATAATTGAATGAGGTAGGCAGAAAGGACACCAATGATTCTATTAGTCTACTATTATAGGGAATCTTCGTAATCAGGGAAGATGAGGATGCTGCTCGGTATACAAACCAAAATTAGTCAGAGACTAATTAGAGCACTGGTTTTTATTCAAGCTCTGGAGAAGGGAGGTTATCGAGGGGTATTCAAGTGAAGTAAGGAAAGTTGAAGGTGAGCACTGGAAGAGCTTCAAGCCAGTCAGCTTAAATCCCTTCTTTTCAAACCTAGAGATTATCTCTCCAACCTAAAACAATTCACCCCATATCACACATATTAACACTAAGAACACCAAGCTAAAATCTAAAACCCGAGAGATCTTCCTCCTCCCCAGTCaataaatgtgaataaattaaagttcaagcttttgttttttcaaaagcCCAGAAGCGAAAATTTCAGAACACAATCAAAATTTCGAAAATTTCACAATTTCATAACTGCCCCAAGTTTTCCAGCTCCAATCACCCTTCAAATTGAACAAACTAAAATACAAGATTAGAGAATTAAATTAGCTTACGAGGCCACGTTGAACTCCATCAGGCTTCACCATTATGTCCGTCTCATCAACTTGTTCCTGAAAAAACACACAGCCGCCATTAAAACCCCAAAAATTCCAATTGGGTTTTTACTAAATGGAAAATCAAGCAACGGGTTTTcaacaattttgaaaaatacGAAGAGGGTAGGAGGCAAACCAGTGAAGCAACCAAGTGGGGAAGAAAGATTCGAGGTTTGGCGAGGGTTTTGGCATGGGAACGAGCTGCGAAATATGAGAAAAGATGGAGGTTCGAAGGGAATGCAGATAGTTGGTGATGGCTGGTGCGTAGGTTAGAGTTGCGGTGGGCGGAGGTTAAGTTGCTACAGGTGGAaagggtggggggggggggggggggagaataACTTGTGCCTTGTTCATCCATGGTGATTGAagcgagaaggagaaggaaatgaggagaagaaaaaaggaggaagggagaagCACATGCGCAAGGAAAGAGATTGAGgggttttaattttgaaaattgtcattactgtcggttaaaaccgacagaaacaaAATGGCGGCAtccaaaaattttaaattccccccATTTTTGTtacgatttaaaaaaataaaaaaataattgtttgatttaataaataaataatatgtatttatatagaatacgtttttaaaaattaaataaataattgtttggtttaatagataatttacacttttggtttaatagataataactCATGTAAAATATGCTTTAAATAAACGAAAAGagaattgtacaatgaaaatgtcatcacacaaactaaatattgtctaatcaatacttgaaaaacataaataaaaatttagcacaaattacttttcccactacaaaatttaggcaaatttaacggagatatgcattctacgaaactagtttccatgatctaaccgtcaaacttgtttgtagatactacaagatcacatacgtaaaaaattgcaaaaaaaaaaaacattcagagcttaggtaacggaacaaaagttttcgacggttataaacgaaaaatcacaatttaatggttattttagctccgattttgatgatttttttatagcaacactcctcgaccctataagaatgcaatgaataaatttgattttcaatttaaaatatttacactagtagataccacaaaatcttattttatacttaatggaagtataacattaactctaagggtgcgtttgttgcgccggactgtctcggactggactagctgcagggactaagctggattggcttagactagactaagctggactaacttagtgaagcgtttggtgcagtgtcgaactaagaagcaggataataaaaacaatattgtttaccagatttgtgtttgcttagagtaggactacaaatttttgccattgtgtaatagagtaatgctacaaatctcatgatatgggttttggagcatatttttgccatgtatattatgaatcttaaaaaaagaggacaattgttttgtttctattacctgctaatagaattgggaCATACTATAGTTGAGACATACTATTTATAAGTGGTTgagtttaatttgcaaatgtaacttgatttaaactctatcacccaaaataagaaaaagaatagtgcccaatacatgcaacttcaacaaatacaagtacataagaagaTACTTGTGACAAGTCAATCTTTGCCATTGATTGACTCTTAAAACATCATTCACCAAACTTTCATCCAGGATATTTTACAAAATGCCAGTGAACTATAGTATAGCATTCCAAagtagatctccataatttacaaaatccagtagccttagccttagccttccgtttatgctcctcttctctgcaaccaacaacCATAAAATATTTCAGCATCAACCCCACACAGTACAAAACATTCACAATGTAATATCATGGTTATAAACCAAGTAGATGACCGTAAACCTCTGTTTAACCAAATGTgcagaatacacacacacacacacacaaatgtgCATAATACACACACGGACATCAAACAAATGTGCAgaatagacacacacacacacggacatCAAACCAATATGCCACCAAATTAAACAAGGCCTTAATGTGCTAAAGAAAGGGTTAACTTTTCTAAAAGTCCCTTGTTTGTACTTTGCTTGTACGTTAAACATGCAGGCAAAGAGGACAACATAATGAAGCAGATGGAGAGAGAGGCTAAGCAGCTGACATTTCAGCGCAGACCATCTTAGCGCAAACCATCTTTGGACTGTGAAAGTTATCAGCCAAGTGCCCCTTGACAGTTCCGTGATGGATAATTAGACATCCAAATTGGAAATAGACTGTCAAATGTCACCCTTCTTTTGATTATCTATCAGTAAATGACAAGCATCTGCAATTCAAAAATTATTCACAAATACCAATTGCTCATAAGTTATTGCTAGAAGATCACGCACACCAATTTCAAGTGAAGAGCATAGCAAATCCATCAGTGCCACTGTTTATGCCTTTGTCTAGTATCCATGCATAAAGCATTAAAATTTCAATTCGATTCGATGGTAAGTGGGAGAAATCACATTGACCTAAGTGTAAGTGGAAGGGTGGAAGCAACCGAGGTTAAGCAGTCACATTTAGTCTGGATGAAGTCTGCATGCATATCACTAACAACGTATCTAACATGGACTCTCCCTCCACATCCCCTGTAAGCTGTAAGGAGGTCATTCCAGCAGTTCCGAGGTATGTCTAGTATGCAATTGGCCACATCATTTACTTTTAGTTAGAATATGACACTAGAGAATGATACAAAAGCATGACGGTAAACTAATACATCCACGTGAAGCATTATACAATACGAAAAATTGTTAAACTCCGCATGACTTTGTTCATATGAAGTCAATCAGGGAAGTCGTAACTTGTAACCACCGCTTAGGATGCAATTCTAAAGACAAATCAGAAATCTATTACCAACAGTTACATAGGTTTGTCCAAATGAAGAAACAGTTTGGGGATAAAGCTTTAGATAGGGATAGAAGAACAATAAGAAGAATACGGAAAAATAGATTCGGAAGTTTACAAGGTCAGAcatccaaaagaaaaaaggaatcaCTTTTCTACATGATATACAGACATCGAACTCTTCGACAAAAAAATAGAGACATCGAACTCAAACAAGCTTCTAAATATGAAACAAACACCGGAAACTATGCACGTGAACTGCTTGCCAAACAACAAAAGGATGCTAAAACACATTATACAGATCTGATCGTAAACCTCTGACTAACTGTAAAACCTCAATTCTAACATCAAGTAATTTCATATCCTTCAAAGGGAAATCCAGCACCTTTTATTTTCACATGACTTTTGTGAAGTCCTTAAATCTTATATCATTTATTGTAATCTTCAAATGAAATTACGCCATCAGTGGCCTGGTAAGAATCTGGTTACAACTAAGCATGCATGCATAGATTGTATTGAGATTTATCTAATGTGGCTGGTCAAGCAAGGCCCCAGAATCTCCCCGTTGCTGAACAATATGTTGGCATTAATTTGGAAGAAATCCTGTAACCCTATGATTTGTTTTGGTCTTGAGATTTGGATTTATGCAATTAACTTAATGacatacaaaaaacaaacctcCTCTTAAGAATAAGGTTAAGGCTGTGTTTTAGACCTTGGTTATATAC is a genomic window of Malus domestica chromosome 09, GDT2T_hap1 containing:
- the LOC103443339 gene encoding nucleoside diphosphate kinase 2, chloroplastic-like; the protein is MDEQGTSYSPPPPPPTLSTCSNLTSAHRNSNLRTSHHQLSAFPSNLHLFSYFAARSHAKTLAKPRIFLPHLVASLEQVDETDIMVKPDGVQRGLEPSSFSLKLFQCPQDLAEVQRSSHSLHKKNLRQVEHRKMAFSG